A region from the Takifugu rubripes chromosome 22, fTakRub1.2, whole genome shotgun sequence genome encodes:
- the LOC101076914 gene encoding protein zyg-11 homolog isoform X2, which yields MQNDVTGHPERPVNFVCLLVYFLTHLIMECEGPQALCDLCLSQVCCSLPALCRGRTDGSMCFSWAPVFPQEVADQLMHTMAAKGLLNDTTVGIFRDGGTLRLRRATVRRCPLSPNAFLLALCPHRLQELDASWASGGLTGAAIVSGLASNPECRSSLQRLSLDGLRLDWESLVEDAGTRVGFSSLRGLRTLKLANTDLSDAALADVCSLPHLESLDISCSGVSNLSPLLDCKNTLRHLIAHRLQRLHMAPSGLTFVLRQLDALRHLDFSEDHVAEDDGSGEDVNEAVRQLLEGGPDLLPSLVSLDISGQKKISEAAVRTFVETRGGLVFLGLLATGTSTCDILSTKKNLKVTGAANEDQVCEALRRYRDRQCFVREALVHLYNLIADTDKPRPDILKLVLAAMQSHRSSLHVHVIATACVFSLTTQDLAEAMPLSLLGAAVAQLLHAMKTFPNHQQVQKNCLLALCSEHILQEVPFDKYSAATLVINWLSSHEDATLQRMAVAVICLLVSKLSAEETAQFSGDVSIMKLLAIVQQKAMVGALDSSLKFALTALWNLTDEMPSAGRSFIECRGLELYQEVLESYYGEPSIQQKILGLLNNLAEVQELQPDLLDEDLLEHVLSLLQDTQLDMEVRYFAGGILAQLASRPQAWTLSDELLGTILGQLHAAIPTWTPIGREMVSYRSFQPFCPLLQSSQPPGVQLWAVWAIHLVCSHNTSHYCSMLEKEGVAELLKSLSAGPNTHPDPKGLADSILRMLDEHQSRSRTFSRQPEPRNS from the exons ATGCAGAATGACGTAACCGGACATCCTGAACGCCCTGTCAActttgtttgtttattggtttattttctGACACATCTCATCATG GAGTGCGAGGGCCCGCAGGCTCTGTGTGATCTCTGCTTGTCTCaggtctgctgcagcctcccggCCCTGTGCAGGGGCCGAACAGACGGCTCCATGTGCTTCAGCTGGGCCCCTGTGTTCCCACAGGAGGTGGCCGACCAGCTAATGCATACGATGGCAGCTAAAG GACTACTGAATGACACAACTGTTGGGATTTTCCGAGACGGCGGAACACTTCGCCTGCGTCGGGCCACCGTCCGCCGCTGTCCACTGTCTCCAAACGCCTTTCTGCTGGCTCTCTGCCCTCATCGGCTCCAGGAACTAGACGCTTCCTGGGCCTCTGGAGGCCTCACTGGGGCTGCCATTGTTTCAGGCCTGGCCTCCAACCCGGAGTGCCGATCCAGCCTGCAGAGGTTGTCCCTTGATGGGCTACGTCTGGACTGGGAGTCCCTGGTGGAAGACGCGGGGACTCGGGTTGGATTCAGCTCGCTGCGGGGCTTAAGGACCCTTAAGCTGGCCAACACAGACCTGTCCGACGCAGCCCTGGCAGATGTTTGCTCTCTTCCCCACCTCGAGAGTCTGGATATCTCCTGCAGTGGTGTCTCAAATCTCAGCCCCCTCCTGGACTGCAAGAACACCCTGAGGCACCTGATCGCCCACCGCCTGCAGCGCCTCCACATGGCGCCGTCGGGGTTGACGTTTGTCCTCCGTCAGCTCGACGCTCTCAGGCATCTCGACTTTTCAGAGGACCACGTCGCCGAGGACGACGGCAGCGGTGAAGACGTGAACGAGGCCGTGCGGCAGCTTCTGGAGGGGGGTCCCGATCTGCTGCCGTCGCTGGTTTCTTTAGATATCTCCGGACAGAAGAAGATCTCTGAGGCGGCGGTGAGGACGTTTGTTGAGACGAGGGGCGGGCTGGTCTTCTTGGGCCTGCTGGCCACCGGAACCAGCACCTGCGACATCCTGAGCACAAAGAAAAACTTGAAG GTAACTGGAGCAGCTAATGAGGACCAGGTGTGTGAGGCCCTGCGACGCTACCGAGACCGCCAGTGCTTCGTACGAGAGGCCCTGGTCCATCTCTACAATCTGATCGCCGACACTGACAAACCGAGGCCGGACATCCTGAAG CTGGTTCTGGCTGCCATGCAGAGCCACCGCTCTTCCCTCCATGTCCACGTGATCGCCACCGCCTGCGTGTTCAGCCTGACCACTCAGGACCTGGCCGAGGCCATGCCACTGAGCCTGCTGGGCGCCGCCGTCGCCCAGCTGCTGCACGCCATGAAGACCTTCCCCAACCACCAGCAG GTGCAGAAGAACTGTCTGCTGGCGCTCTGTAGTGAACACATCCTTCAGGAAGTTCCCTTTGACAA GTACTCTGCAGCCACACTCGTGATTAACTGGCTCAGCAGTCACGAAGACGCCACCCTCCAGAGGATGGCCGTTGCCGTCATCTGCCTGCtggtgtcaaag CTGTCGGCGGAGGAGACCGCTCAGTTCAGCGGCGACGTCTCCATCATGAAG ctgctggcgATTGTGCAGCAGAAAGCCATGGTGGGGGCGCTGGACTCCTCTCTCAAGTTCGCCCTGACGGCTCTGTGGAACCTGACGGATGAGATGCCCAGCGCCGGGCGCAGTTTCATCGAGTGCCGGGGCCTGGAGCTGTaccaggaggtcctggag tcGTATTACGGCGAACCTTCGATCCAGCAGAAAATTCTGGGCCTCCTG AACAATTTAGCAGAGGTTCAAGAGTTACAGCCAGACCTGCTGGATGAGGACCTCCTGGAACACGTCCTGAGTCTGCTGCAGGACACTCAGTTGGACATGGAGGTGCGTTACTTTGCAGGGGGGATTCTGGCCCAGCTCGCCTCCAGACCACAAGCCTGGACCCTGAGTGACGAGCTCCTCGGCACCATACTGGGACagctg CATGCCGCAATTCCAACCTGGACCCCGATCGGGAGAGAAATGGTCTCTTACAG GTCATTCCAGCCATTTTGCCCTCTGCTTCAGTCCTCTCAACCTCCGGGGGTGCAGCTATGGGCAGTCTGGGCCATACACCTGGTCTGCAGTCACAACA CGTCGCACTACTGCAGCATGCTGGAGAAGGAGGGTGTGGCTGAGCTTCTCAAGTCTTTATCTGcaggcccaaacacacaccctgaccCTAAAGGACTAGCAGACAGCATCCTGCGTATGCTAGATGAACACCAGAGTCGTTCAAGGACCTTCAGCAGACAACCGGAGCCCCGAAACTCTTGA
- the LOC101076914 gene encoding protein zyg-11 homolog isoform X1 → MQNDVTGHPERPVNFVCLLVYFLTHLIMECEGPQALCDLCLSQVCCSLPALCRGRTDGSMCFSWAPVFPQEVADQLMHTMAAKGLLNDTTVGIFRDGGTLRLRRATVRRCPLSPNAFLLALCPHRLQELDASWASGGLTGAAIVSGLASNPECRSSLQRLSLDGLRLDWESLVEDAGTRVGFSSLRGLRTLKLANTDLSDAALADVCSLPHLESLDISCSGVSNLSPLLDCKNTLRHLIAHRLQRLHMAPSGLTFVLRQLDALRHLDFSEDHVAEDDGSGEDVNEAVRQLLEGGPDLLPSLVSLDISGQKKISEAAVRTFVETRGGLVFLGLLATGTSTCDILSTKKNLKVTGAANEDQVCEALRRYRDRQCFVREALVHLYNLIADTDKPRPDILKLVLAAMQSHRSSLHVHVIATACVFSLTTQDLAEAMPLSLLGAAVAQLLHAMKTFPNHQQVQKNCLLALCSEHILQEVPFDKYSAATLVINWLSSHEDATLQRMAVAVICLLVSKLSAEETAQFSGDVSIMKQLLAIVQQKAMVGALDSSLKFALTALWNLTDEMPSAGRSFIECRGLELYQEVLESYYGEPSIQQKILGLLNNLAEVQELQPDLLDEDLLEHVLSLLQDTQLDMEVRYFAGGILAQLASRPQAWTLSDELLGTILGQLHAAIPTWTPIGREMVSYRSFQPFCPLLQSSQPPGVQLWAVWAIHLVCSHNTSHYCSMLEKEGVAELLKSLSAGPNTHPDPKGLADSILRMLDEHQSRSRTFSRQPEPRNS, encoded by the exons ATGCAGAATGACGTAACCGGACATCCTGAACGCCCTGTCAActttgtttgtttattggtttattttctGACACATCTCATCATG GAGTGCGAGGGCCCGCAGGCTCTGTGTGATCTCTGCTTGTCTCaggtctgctgcagcctcccggCCCTGTGCAGGGGCCGAACAGACGGCTCCATGTGCTTCAGCTGGGCCCCTGTGTTCCCACAGGAGGTGGCCGACCAGCTAATGCATACGATGGCAGCTAAAG GACTACTGAATGACACAACTGTTGGGATTTTCCGAGACGGCGGAACACTTCGCCTGCGTCGGGCCACCGTCCGCCGCTGTCCACTGTCTCCAAACGCCTTTCTGCTGGCTCTCTGCCCTCATCGGCTCCAGGAACTAGACGCTTCCTGGGCCTCTGGAGGCCTCACTGGGGCTGCCATTGTTTCAGGCCTGGCCTCCAACCCGGAGTGCCGATCCAGCCTGCAGAGGTTGTCCCTTGATGGGCTACGTCTGGACTGGGAGTCCCTGGTGGAAGACGCGGGGACTCGGGTTGGATTCAGCTCGCTGCGGGGCTTAAGGACCCTTAAGCTGGCCAACACAGACCTGTCCGACGCAGCCCTGGCAGATGTTTGCTCTCTTCCCCACCTCGAGAGTCTGGATATCTCCTGCAGTGGTGTCTCAAATCTCAGCCCCCTCCTGGACTGCAAGAACACCCTGAGGCACCTGATCGCCCACCGCCTGCAGCGCCTCCACATGGCGCCGTCGGGGTTGACGTTTGTCCTCCGTCAGCTCGACGCTCTCAGGCATCTCGACTTTTCAGAGGACCACGTCGCCGAGGACGACGGCAGCGGTGAAGACGTGAACGAGGCCGTGCGGCAGCTTCTGGAGGGGGGTCCCGATCTGCTGCCGTCGCTGGTTTCTTTAGATATCTCCGGACAGAAGAAGATCTCTGAGGCGGCGGTGAGGACGTTTGTTGAGACGAGGGGCGGGCTGGTCTTCTTGGGCCTGCTGGCCACCGGAACCAGCACCTGCGACATCCTGAGCACAAAGAAAAACTTGAAG GTAACTGGAGCAGCTAATGAGGACCAGGTGTGTGAGGCCCTGCGACGCTACCGAGACCGCCAGTGCTTCGTACGAGAGGCCCTGGTCCATCTCTACAATCTGATCGCCGACACTGACAAACCGAGGCCGGACATCCTGAAG CTGGTTCTGGCTGCCATGCAGAGCCACCGCTCTTCCCTCCATGTCCACGTGATCGCCACCGCCTGCGTGTTCAGCCTGACCACTCAGGACCTGGCCGAGGCCATGCCACTGAGCCTGCTGGGCGCCGCCGTCGCCCAGCTGCTGCACGCCATGAAGACCTTCCCCAACCACCAGCAG GTGCAGAAGAACTGTCTGCTGGCGCTCTGTAGTGAACACATCCTTCAGGAAGTTCCCTTTGACAA GTACTCTGCAGCCACACTCGTGATTAACTGGCTCAGCAGTCACGAAGACGCCACCCTCCAGAGGATGGCCGTTGCCGTCATCTGCCTGCtggtgtcaaag CTGTCGGCGGAGGAGACCGCTCAGTTCAGCGGCGACGTCTCCATCATGAAG cagctgctggcgATTGTGCAGCAGAAAGCCATGGTGGGGGCGCTGGACTCCTCTCTCAAGTTCGCCCTGACGGCTCTGTGGAACCTGACGGATGAGATGCCCAGCGCCGGGCGCAGTTTCATCGAGTGCCGGGGCCTGGAGCTGTaccaggaggtcctggag tcGTATTACGGCGAACCTTCGATCCAGCAGAAAATTCTGGGCCTCCTG AACAATTTAGCAGAGGTTCAAGAGTTACAGCCAGACCTGCTGGATGAGGACCTCCTGGAACACGTCCTGAGTCTGCTGCAGGACACTCAGTTGGACATGGAGGTGCGTTACTTTGCAGGGGGGATTCTGGCCCAGCTCGCCTCCAGACCACAAGCCTGGACCCTGAGTGACGAGCTCCTCGGCACCATACTGGGACagctg CATGCCGCAATTCCAACCTGGACCCCGATCGGGAGAGAAATGGTCTCTTACAG GTCATTCCAGCCATTTTGCCCTCTGCTTCAGTCCTCTCAACCTCCGGGGGTGCAGCTATGGGCAGTCTGGGCCATACACCTGGTCTGCAGTCACAACA CGTCGCACTACTGCAGCATGCTGGAGAAGGAGGGTGTGGCTGAGCTTCTCAAGTCTTTATCTGcaggcccaaacacacaccctgaccCTAAAGGACTAGCAGACAGCATCCTGCGTATGCTAGATGAACACCAGAGTCGTTCAAGGACCTTCAGCAGACAACCGGAGCCCCGAAACTCTTGA
- the LOC101076914 gene encoding protein zyg-11 homolog isoform X3 has product MQNDVTGHPERPVNFVCLLVYFLTHLIMECEGPQALCDLCLSQVCCSLPALCRGRTDGSMCFSWAPVFPQEVADQLMHTMAAKGLLNDTTVGIFRDGGTLRLRRATVRRCPLSPNAFLLALCPHRLQELDASWASGGLTGAAIVSGLASNPECRSSLQRLSLDGLRLDWESLVEDAGTRVGFSSLRGLRTLKLANTDLSDAALADVCSLPHLESLDISCSGVSNLSPLLDCKNTLRHLIAHRLQRLHMAPSGLTFVLRQLDALRHLDFSEDHVAEDDGSGEDVNEAVRQLLEGGPDLLPSLVSLDISGQKKISEAAVRTFVETRGGLVFLGLLATGTSTCDILSTKKNLKVTGAANEDQVCEALRRYRDRQCFVREALVHLYNLIADTDKPRPDILKLVLAAMQSHRSSLHVHVIATACVFSLTTQDLAEAMPLSLLGAAVAQLLHAMKTFPNHQQVQKNCLLALCSEHILQEVPFDKYSAATLVINWLSSHEDATLQRMAVAVICLLVSKQLLAIVQQKAMVGALDSSLKFALTALWNLTDEMPSAGRSFIECRGLELYQEVLESYYGEPSIQQKILGLLNNLAEVQELQPDLLDEDLLEHVLSLLQDTQLDMEVRYFAGGILAQLASRPQAWTLSDELLGTILGQLHAAIPTWTPIGREMVSYRSFQPFCPLLQSSQPPGVQLWAVWAIHLVCSHNTSHYCSMLEKEGVAELLKSLSAGPNTHPDPKGLADSILRMLDEHQSRSRTFSRQPEPRNS; this is encoded by the exons ATGCAGAATGACGTAACCGGACATCCTGAACGCCCTGTCAActttgtttgtttattggtttattttctGACACATCTCATCATG GAGTGCGAGGGCCCGCAGGCTCTGTGTGATCTCTGCTTGTCTCaggtctgctgcagcctcccggCCCTGTGCAGGGGCCGAACAGACGGCTCCATGTGCTTCAGCTGGGCCCCTGTGTTCCCACAGGAGGTGGCCGACCAGCTAATGCATACGATGGCAGCTAAAG GACTACTGAATGACACAACTGTTGGGATTTTCCGAGACGGCGGAACACTTCGCCTGCGTCGGGCCACCGTCCGCCGCTGTCCACTGTCTCCAAACGCCTTTCTGCTGGCTCTCTGCCCTCATCGGCTCCAGGAACTAGACGCTTCCTGGGCCTCTGGAGGCCTCACTGGGGCTGCCATTGTTTCAGGCCTGGCCTCCAACCCGGAGTGCCGATCCAGCCTGCAGAGGTTGTCCCTTGATGGGCTACGTCTGGACTGGGAGTCCCTGGTGGAAGACGCGGGGACTCGGGTTGGATTCAGCTCGCTGCGGGGCTTAAGGACCCTTAAGCTGGCCAACACAGACCTGTCCGACGCAGCCCTGGCAGATGTTTGCTCTCTTCCCCACCTCGAGAGTCTGGATATCTCCTGCAGTGGTGTCTCAAATCTCAGCCCCCTCCTGGACTGCAAGAACACCCTGAGGCACCTGATCGCCCACCGCCTGCAGCGCCTCCACATGGCGCCGTCGGGGTTGACGTTTGTCCTCCGTCAGCTCGACGCTCTCAGGCATCTCGACTTTTCAGAGGACCACGTCGCCGAGGACGACGGCAGCGGTGAAGACGTGAACGAGGCCGTGCGGCAGCTTCTGGAGGGGGGTCCCGATCTGCTGCCGTCGCTGGTTTCTTTAGATATCTCCGGACAGAAGAAGATCTCTGAGGCGGCGGTGAGGACGTTTGTTGAGACGAGGGGCGGGCTGGTCTTCTTGGGCCTGCTGGCCACCGGAACCAGCACCTGCGACATCCTGAGCACAAAGAAAAACTTGAAG GTAACTGGAGCAGCTAATGAGGACCAGGTGTGTGAGGCCCTGCGACGCTACCGAGACCGCCAGTGCTTCGTACGAGAGGCCCTGGTCCATCTCTACAATCTGATCGCCGACACTGACAAACCGAGGCCGGACATCCTGAAG CTGGTTCTGGCTGCCATGCAGAGCCACCGCTCTTCCCTCCATGTCCACGTGATCGCCACCGCCTGCGTGTTCAGCCTGACCACTCAGGACCTGGCCGAGGCCATGCCACTGAGCCTGCTGGGCGCCGCCGTCGCCCAGCTGCTGCACGCCATGAAGACCTTCCCCAACCACCAGCAG GTGCAGAAGAACTGTCTGCTGGCGCTCTGTAGTGAACACATCCTTCAGGAAGTTCCCTTTGACAA GTACTCTGCAGCCACACTCGTGATTAACTGGCTCAGCAGTCACGAAGACGCCACCCTCCAGAGGATGGCCGTTGCCGTCATCTGCCTGCtggtgtcaaag cagctgctggcgATTGTGCAGCAGAAAGCCATGGTGGGGGCGCTGGACTCCTCTCTCAAGTTCGCCCTGACGGCTCTGTGGAACCTGACGGATGAGATGCCCAGCGCCGGGCGCAGTTTCATCGAGTGCCGGGGCCTGGAGCTGTaccaggaggtcctggag tcGTATTACGGCGAACCTTCGATCCAGCAGAAAATTCTGGGCCTCCTG AACAATTTAGCAGAGGTTCAAGAGTTACAGCCAGACCTGCTGGATGAGGACCTCCTGGAACACGTCCTGAGTCTGCTGCAGGACACTCAGTTGGACATGGAGGTGCGTTACTTTGCAGGGGGGATTCTGGCCCAGCTCGCCTCCAGACCACAAGCCTGGACCCTGAGTGACGAGCTCCTCGGCACCATACTGGGACagctg CATGCCGCAATTCCAACCTGGACCCCGATCGGGAGAGAAATGGTCTCTTACAG GTCATTCCAGCCATTTTGCCCTCTGCTTCAGTCCTCTCAACCTCCGGGGGTGCAGCTATGGGCAGTCTGGGCCATACACCTGGTCTGCAGTCACAACA CGTCGCACTACTGCAGCATGCTGGAGAAGGAGGGTGTGGCTGAGCTTCTCAAGTCTTTATCTGcaggcccaaacacacaccctgaccCTAAAGGACTAGCAGACAGCATCCTGCGTATGCTAGATGAACACCAGAGTCGTTCAAGGACCTTCAGCAGACAACCGGAGCCCCGAAACTCTTGA
- the LOC101076914 gene encoding protein zyg-11 homolog isoform X4 encodes MCFSWAPVFPQEVADQLMHTMAAKGLLNDTTVGIFRDGGTLRLRRATVRRCPLSPNAFLLALCPHRLQELDASWASGGLTGAAIVSGLASNPECRSSLQRLSLDGLRLDWESLVEDAGTRVGFSSLRGLRTLKLANTDLSDAALADVCSLPHLESLDISCSGVSNLSPLLDCKNTLRHLIAHRLQRLHMAPSGLTFVLRQLDALRHLDFSEDHVAEDDGSGEDVNEAVRQLLEGGPDLLPSLVSLDISGQKKISEAAVRTFVETRGGLVFLGLLATGTSTCDILSTKKNLKVTGAANEDQVCEALRRYRDRQCFVREALVHLYNLIADTDKPRPDILKLVLAAMQSHRSSLHVHVIATACVFSLTTQDLAEAMPLSLLGAAVAQLLHAMKTFPNHQQVQKNCLLALCSEHILQEVPFDKYSAATLVINWLSSHEDATLQRMAVAVICLLVSKLSAEETAQFSGDVSIMKQLLAIVQQKAMVGALDSSLKFALTALWNLTDEMPSAGRSFIECRGLELYQEVLESYYGEPSIQQKILGLLNNLAEVQELQPDLLDEDLLEHVLSLLQDTQLDMEVRYFAGGILAQLASRPQAWTLSDELLGTILGQLHAAIPTWTPIGREMVSYRSFQPFCPLLQSSQPPGVQLWAVWAIHLVCSHNTSHYCSMLEKEGVAELLKSLSAGPNTHPDPKGLADSILRMLDEHQSRSRTFSRQPEPRNS; translated from the exons ATGTGCTTCAGCTGGGCCCCTGTGTTCCCACAGGAGGTGGCCGACCAGCTAATGCATACGATGGCAGCTAAAG GACTACTGAATGACACAACTGTTGGGATTTTCCGAGACGGCGGAACACTTCGCCTGCGTCGGGCCACCGTCCGCCGCTGTCCACTGTCTCCAAACGCCTTTCTGCTGGCTCTCTGCCCTCATCGGCTCCAGGAACTAGACGCTTCCTGGGCCTCTGGAGGCCTCACTGGGGCTGCCATTGTTTCAGGCCTGGCCTCCAACCCGGAGTGCCGATCCAGCCTGCAGAGGTTGTCCCTTGATGGGCTACGTCTGGACTGGGAGTCCCTGGTGGAAGACGCGGGGACTCGGGTTGGATTCAGCTCGCTGCGGGGCTTAAGGACCCTTAAGCTGGCCAACACAGACCTGTCCGACGCAGCCCTGGCAGATGTTTGCTCTCTTCCCCACCTCGAGAGTCTGGATATCTCCTGCAGTGGTGTCTCAAATCTCAGCCCCCTCCTGGACTGCAAGAACACCCTGAGGCACCTGATCGCCCACCGCCTGCAGCGCCTCCACATGGCGCCGTCGGGGTTGACGTTTGTCCTCCGTCAGCTCGACGCTCTCAGGCATCTCGACTTTTCAGAGGACCACGTCGCCGAGGACGACGGCAGCGGTGAAGACGTGAACGAGGCCGTGCGGCAGCTTCTGGAGGGGGGTCCCGATCTGCTGCCGTCGCTGGTTTCTTTAGATATCTCCGGACAGAAGAAGATCTCTGAGGCGGCGGTGAGGACGTTTGTTGAGACGAGGGGCGGGCTGGTCTTCTTGGGCCTGCTGGCCACCGGAACCAGCACCTGCGACATCCTGAGCACAAAGAAAAACTTGAAG GTAACTGGAGCAGCTAATGAGGACCAGGTGTGTGAGGCCCTGCGACGCTACCGAGACCGCCAGTGCTTCGTACGAGAGGCCCTGGTCCATCTCTACAATCTGATCGCCGACACTGACAAACCGAGGCCGGACATCCTGAAG CTGGTTCTGGCTGCCATGCAGAGCCACCGCTCTTCCCTCCATGTCCACGTGATCGCCACCGCCTGCGTGTTCAGCCTGACCACTCAGGACCTGGCCGAGGCCATGCCACTGAGCCTGCTGGGCGCCGCCGTCGCCCAGCTGCTGCACGCCATGAAGACCTTCCCCAACCACCAGCAG GTGCAGAAGAACTGTCTGCTGGCGCTCTGTAGTGAACACATCCTTCAGGAAGTTCCCTTTGACAA GTACTCTGCAGCCACACTCGTGATTAACTGGCTCAGCAGTCACGAAGACGCCACCCTCCAGAGGATGGCCGTTGCCGTCATCTGCCTGCtggtgtcaaag CTGTCGGCGGAGGAGACCGCTCAGTTCAGCGGCGACGTCTCCATCATGAAG cagctgctggcgATTGTGCAGCAGAAAGCCATGGTGGGGGCGCTGGACTCCTCTCTCAAGTTCGCCCTGACGGCTCTGTGGAACCTGACGGATGAGATGCCCAGCGCCGGGCGCAGTTTCATCGAGTGCCGGGGCCTGGAGCTGTaccaggaggtcctggag tcGTATTACGGCGAACCTTCGATCCAGCAGAAAATTCTGGGCCTCCTG AACAATTTAGCAGAGGTTCAAGAGTTACAGCCAGACCTGCTGGATGAGGACCTCCTGGAACACGTCCTGAGTCTGCTGCAGGACACTCAGTTGGACATGGAGGTGCGTTACTTTGCAGGGGGGATTCTGGCCCAGCTCGCCTCCAGACCACAAGCCTGGACCCTGAGTGACGAGCTCCTCGGCACCATACTGGGACagctg CATGCCGCAATTCCAACCTGGACCCCGATCGGGAGAGAAATGGTCTCTTACAG GTCATTCCAGCCATTTTGCCCTCTGCTTCAGTCCTCTCAACCTCCGGGGGTGCAGCTATGGGCAGTCTGGGCCATACACCTGGTCTGCAGTCACAACA CGTCGCACTACTGCAGCATGCTGGAGAAGGAGGGTGTGGCTGAGCTTCTCAAGTCTTTATCTGcaggcccaaacacacaccctgaccCTAAAGGACTAGCAGACAGCATCCTGCGTATGCTAGATGAACACCAGAGTCGTTCAAGGACCTTCAGCAGACAACCGGAGCCCCGAAACTCTTGA